In Notamacropus eugenii isolate mMacEug1 chromosome 1, mMacEug1.pri_v2, whole genome shotgun sequence, one genomic interval encodes:
- the ZDHHC12 gene encoding palmitoyltransferase ZDHHC12 isoform X2 — translation MGPRALLSPGVLVRTGHTVLTWGITLVLFLHETELKQQEARGELLQPLLFILLVLCSLLLYLAVSLMDPGYVGPELESAATPLQKEPKEEQTAMIPPKTLRLRRCGYCLLQQPLRSKHCRSCKRCVRRFDHHCPWIENCVGERNHPLFLAYLAVQLVVLLWGLHLAWSGLHFHESWQSWFQHNGLLFATFLLLGLLSIVVLLLLVSHLYLVASDMTTWEFISPHRIAYLRHRPDSPFDRGLARNLARFFCGYGAVPWEVLYAQEEEGEAV, via the exons ATGGGGCCGCGGGCGCTTCTCAGCCCGGGTGTCCTAGTTCGGACTGGGCACACTGTGCTGACCTGGGGGATCACGCTGGTGCTCTTCCTGCACGAGACCG AGCTGAAGCAGCAGGAAGCCAGAGGGGAGCTGCTGCAGCCGTTGCTCTTCATCCTGCTGGTGCTCTGTTCTCTGCTGCTCTACCTGGCCGTTTCCCTCATGGACCCTGGCTACGTGGGGCCTGAGCTGGAGTCCGCAGCGACCCCGCTCCAG AAAGAACCCAAGGAGGAGCAGACCGCTATGATCCCCCCCAAGACGCTCCGGCTCCGGCGCTGTGGCTACTGTTTGCTGCAG CAGCCCCTTCGTTCCAAACACTGCCGCTCCTGCAAACGCTGTGTCCGACGTTTTGACCACCATTGCCCTTGGATTGAAAACTGTGTGGGGGAGCGCAACCATCCCCTCTTCTTGGcctacttggcagttcagctggtGGTGCTTCTGTGGGGCTTGCACCTGGCCTG GTCTGGCCTCCATTTCCACGAGTCCTGGCAAAGCTGGTTCCAGCACAATGGTCTCCTTTTTGCCACCTTCTTGCTGCTGGGCCTCTTGTCAATTGTGGTGTTGCTGCTTCTGGTCTCTCATCTCTACCTAGTGGCCAGTGATATGACCACATGGGAGTTTATCTCCCCACACCGAATTGCCTACCTCCGCCACCGTCCTGATAGCCCCTTTGACCGTGGCCTTGCCCGAAACCTGGCTCGATTCTTCTGTGGCTATGGGGCTGTGCCCTGGGAGGTACTCTATGCccaagaagaagagggagaggctGTGTAG
- the ZDHHC12 gene encoding palmitoyltransferase ZDHHC12 isoform X1: protein MREPGRPRRLPSCGSPRPPGGPRSCVPAPLLPHLGRLPGRSSPFVSLAPISVLGGLFFCPPPAELKQQEARGELLQPLLFILLVLCSLLLYLAVSLMDPGYVGPELESAATPLQKEPKEEQTAMIPPKTLRLRRCGYCLLQQPLRSKHCRSCKRCVRRFDHHCPWIENCVGERNHPLFLAYLAVQLVVLLWGLHLAWSGLHFHESWQSWFQHNGLLFATFLLLGLLSIVVLLLLVSHLYLVASDMTTWEFISPHRIAYLRHRPDSPFDRGLARNLARFFCGYGAVPWEVLYAQEEEGEAV from the exons ATGCGGGAGCCCGGCCGGCCGCGGCGCCTGCCCTCCTGCGGGTCCCCGCGCCCTCCTGGGGGTCCCCGATCCTGTGTCCCTGCCCCGCTTCTCCCCCACCTCGGCCGGCTGCCGGGCAGGTCCTCCCCGTTTGTCTCCCTCGCCCCTATCTCTGTCCTTGGGGGTCTTTTTTTCTGTCCCCCGCCTGCAGAGCTGAAGCAGCAGGAAGCCAGAGGGGAGCTGCTGCAGCCGTTGCTCTTCATCCTGCTGGTGCTCTGTTCTCTGCTGCTCTACCTGGCCGTTTCCCTCATGGACCCTGGCTACGTGGGGCCTGAGCTGGAGTCCGCAGCGACCCCGCTCCAG AAAGAACCCAAGGAGGAGCAGACCGCTATGATCCCCCCCAAGACGCTCCGGCTCCGGCGCTGTGGCTACTGTTTGCTGCAG CAGCCCCTTCGTTCCAAACACTGCCGCTCCTGCAAACGCTGTGTCCGACGTTTTGACCACCATTGCCCTTGGATTGAAAACTGTGTGGGGGAGCGCAACCATCCCCTCTTCTTGGcctacttggcagttcagctggtGGTGCTTCTGTGGGGCTTGCACCTGGCCTG GTCTGGCCTCCATTTCCACGAGTCCTGGCAAAGCTGGTTCCAGCACAATGGTCTCCTTTTTGCCACCTTCTTGCTGCTGGGCCTCTTGTCAATTGTGGTGTTGCTGCTTCTGGTCTCTCATCTCTACCTAGTGGCCAGTGATATGACCACATGGGAGTTTATCTCCCCACACCGAATTGCCTACCTCCGCCACCGTCCTGATAGCCCCTTTGACCGTGGCCTTGCCCGAAACCTGGCTCGATTCTTCTGTGGCTATGGGGCTGTGCCCTGGGAGGTACTCTATGCccaagaagaagagggagaggctGTGTAG